The proteins below come from a single Rosa rugosa chromosome 2, drRosRugo1.1, whole genome shotgun sequence genomic window:
- the LOC133734225 gene encoding uncharacterized protein LOC133734225 isoform X1 produces MRTSNITLLKMSGKYIIGSLLATFGVAYVCDTTISDKKIFGGTTPGTVSNKGWWEETDKKFQAWPRTAGPPVVMNPISRQNFIVKSQSE; encoded by the exons ATGCGAACCTCTAATATAACCTTG TTGAAAATGTCAGGAAAGTACATCATCGGATCTCTCCTGGCAACCTTTGGAGTTGCATATGTTTGTGACACCACTATTTCTGACAAAAAGATATTTGGAG GTACCACTCCTGGAACTGTTTCAAACAAGGGATGGTGGGAAGAAACTGACAAGAAATTCCAGGCCTGGCCTCGCACTGCAGGACCTCCTGTTGTCATGAACCCCATCAGTCGCCAGAATTTCATTGTCAAATCTCAGTCAGAATAG
- the LOC133734225 gene encoding uncharacterized protein LOC133734225 isoform X2 produces the protein MSGKYIIGSLLATFGVAYVCDTTISDKKIFGGTTPGTVSNKGWWEETDKKFQAWPRTAGPPVVMNPISRQNFIVKSQSE, from the exons ATGTCAGGAAAGTACATCATCGGATCTCTCCTGGCAACCTTTGGAGTTGCATATGTTTGTGACACCACTATTTCTGACAAAAAGATATTTGGAG GTACCACTCCTGGAACTGTTTCAAACAAGGGATGGTGGGAAGAAACTGACAAGAAATTCCAGGCCTGGCCTCGCACTGCAGGACCTCCTGTTGTCATGAACCCCATCAGTCGCCAGAATTTCATTGTCAAATCTCAGTCAGAATAG